A single window of Eleginops maclovinus isolate JMC-PN-2008 ecotype Puerto Natales chromosome 19, JC_Emac_rtc_rv5, whole genome shotgun sequence DNA harbors:
- the med6 gene encoding mediator of RNA polymerase II transcription subunit 6 has protein sequence MASVDFRDNLLGISWVDSGWVPILNPGNVLDYFSERSNPFYDRTCNNEMVKMQRLTLEHLNQMVGVEYILLHAQEPILYIIRKQHRQSPTVENPLADYYIIAGVVYQAPDLGTVISSRALSAVHGIQSAFDEAMSYCRYHPSKGYWWHFKDQEEREKNKPKTKKKEEASSLFQRHRVDTLLLDLRSKFPPTFYQPKPGEKPIPVEVKKEPEPPAEAVKQEEREPATKSSTPAPPSKPPPEKRARLQ, from the exons ATGGCGTCGGTGGATTTCAGAG ACAACCTCCTGGGGATTTCCTGGGTGGACAGCGGCTGGGTGCCGATTCTTAACCCTGGAAATGTTCTGGACTATTTCTCTGAGAGGAGCAACCCCTTCTATGACCGCACCTGTAACAATGAAATGGTGAAGATGCAGCGTCTCACTCTGGAACACCTGAA TCAGATGGTGGGGGTGGAGTACATTCTTCTTCACGCTCAGGAACCAATCCTTTATATCATCCGGAAACAGCACAGGCAGTCACCAACAGTAG AGAATCCCTTGGCCGATTACTACATCATAGCCGGAGTGGTGTATCAGGCCCCCGACCTGGGAACAGTCATCAGCTCCAGAGCG CTCTCTGCTGTCCATGGAATCCAGTCTGCGTTTGATGAGGCCATGTCTTACTGCCGCTATCATCCGTCCAAAGGATACTGGTGGCACTTCAAGGATCAGGAGGAGAGAG agaaaaataaacccAAGACtaagaagaaggaggaagccAGCTCTCTGTTCCAGAGGCATCGTGTGGACACGCTGCTGCTGGACCTCAGGTCCAAGTTTCCCCCCACTTTCTACCAG CCTAAGCCTGGTGAGAAGCCCATTCCAG TTGAGGTGAAGAAGGAGCCTGAACCTCCGGCAGAGGCTGTTAAACAAGAGGAGAGAGAACCAGCCACCAAGTCCTCCACCCCCGCTCCACCCAGCAAACCCCCCCCAGAGAAGAGAGCGAGGCTGCAGTGA